From the genome of Polyangiaceae bacterium, one region includes:
- a CDS encoding VWA domain-containing protein, producing the protein MGDPRLEEFGTRIEGLVARPDEVRAPLVRLVKPLLRAIGYKPKLKTEKIAALLEALGSTRSETPAEARFSDTRGTPNSPASRAQTVGSPPRASEIRASALSWDEVEKLHEAAIRELEDNVEGLERTLVVYGRIPLAHAAWVRRLYEVTVRASRAATDQQNEAARRIAAAIDPVCIAAPLVIVPGQTAGAATATPSASSEDADKPTSTEEERLVEVQLLAIDHLLDSARGETEFLARRRKLLEAARKLLLDAAAALPLAQEGVEVRRKHLAAEIARIDRLEAAGLSPHKGLWHQAKEALAFGQRQRLHAALVALDGASLAAGDEKRIGLTRQALEKLGVGDGEPSTPDKLRSLRRSSEEMFGTAAMTAISEGYTRARQSQKRPPKGEKAEEKTYRLLALQWLAPEKEHETHAALCAIDGAVDVGVPLAPMRVTEYETMVRVVRHPTADMILMPAKDIHDIPSAVIDDPRMILLSLAEGRLLARRFVATEVKKRTRTQLVGEARIYVLDGSSSMLEDGKNGSRARVRDAILLGELGTLARRYAEGNRSVRVTLHYRYFTKKIHPVVKVEDGKSAFTAMANVVEKVWRGGTDIENALLSSFETIRKAKDDDPDLARAQIVLVTDGDALVREELITKAREKVGDVPIAVSVVALGMENPALRAIVARQRARGERAFYHFLSDEALVEMCEGKTFSGPSVHVEDDPNEKNLSLEARVAKMRAELGGLVDDLDALAQQRSAASIEAAALDADTRAEQARAEVELGITKEDSVKGEGERAIREAIERDRRGLENRFAKWFPRIKMEPKKATAEGKPIASSDAEATLVVLSTIAEVVGELSGTELGRKADAIELLERLLPDAMLTPSKWFFVLRHEKEIVHAAMESVYAAVEGRGTKGA; encoded by the coding sequence ATGGGCGACCCGAGGCTCGAAGAATTTGGCACGCGTATCGAAGGGCTCGTGGCAAGGCCAGACGAGGTGCGTGCACCTTTGGTGCGTCTCGTCAAACCGCTGCTGCGGGCGATCGGCTACAAGCCAAAATTAAAGACGGAAAAGATTGCTGCATTGCTGGAGGCATTGGGGTCGACTCGAAGTGAAACGCCGGCCGAAGCCCGCTTTTCTGACACCCGCGGGACCCCAAACTCGCCCGCTTCGCGGGCTCAGACAGTGGGGTCCCCCCCGCGCGCATCGGAAATACGAGCTTCGGCCTTGTCCTGGGATGAGGTCGAAAAGTTACACGAGGCGGCCATTCGAGAGCTCGAAGACAACGTCGAAGGCCTCGAACGAACACTCGTGGTGTACGGGCGCATTCCGCTCGCACACGCAGCATGGGTGCGACGACTCTACGAAGTGACCGTTCGAGCATCACGCGCAGCGACGGATCAGCAAAATGAGGCGGCGCGACGAATTGCAGCGGCCATCGATCCAGTGTGCATCGCAGCACCGTTGGTCATTGTGCCGGGACAAACCGCTGGAGCAGCTACGGCGACGCCGTCGGCGTCATCAGAAGACGCGGACAAACCAACATCAACCGAGGAAGAGCGGCTCGTTGAAGTGCAGCTCTTGGCGATTGATCATTTGCTGGACTCGGCGCGAGGCGAAACGGAATTTTTGGCGCGTCGGCGCAAATTGCTGGAAGCCGCGCGAAAATTGCTCTTGGATGCGGCGGCTGCATTGCCGCTCGCGCAAGAGGGCGTAGAAGTTCGGCGAAAACACCTCGCTGCGGAAATCGCTCGTATCGACAGGCTCGAGGCAGCCGGTTTGTCGCCGCATAAGGGCCTTTGGCATCAGGCCAAGGAAGCGCTGGCATTCGGGCAAAGGCAACGATTGCACGCAGCGCTCGTGGCGCTCGACGGCGCATCGCTCGCGGCTGGAGACGAAAAGCGGATTGGTTTGACAAGACAAGCGCTCGAAAAGCTGGGGGTTGGAGACGGGGAGCCCAGCACACCGGACAAACTGCGATCGCTGCGGCGGTCCAGTGAAGAAATGTTCGGCACGGCGGCCATGACAGCAATTTCCGAAGGCTATACGCGGGCTCGGCAGTCGCAAAAGCGGCCACCGAAAGGCGAAAAGGCCGAAGAAAAAACGTATCGTCTCTTGGCACTGCAATGGCTCGCGCCGGAAAAAGAGCACGAAACGCATGCGGCGCTTTGCGCAATCGACGGAGCGGTCGATGTGGGCGTGCCGCTCGCTCCGATGCGCGTCACCGAATATGAGACGATGGTGCGGGTCGTTCGCCATCCAACGGCGGACATGATCTTGATGCCTGCAAAAGACATTCACGATATTCCGTCGGCCGTCATCGACGACCCGCGAATGATTCTTTTGTCATTGGCGGAGGGGCGGCTTCTTGCGCGAAGGTTCGTCGCGACCGAGGTCAAAAAAAGAACGCGCACGCAGCTCGTCGGGGAAGCGCGCATTTACGTGCTCGATGGGTCGAGCTCGATGCTGGAAGACGGCAAGAATGGTTCGCGCGCGCGGGTGCGCGATGCGATATTGCTCGGAGAATTGGGCACGCTGGCGCGACGATACGCCGAGGGAAATCGGTCGGTGCGCGTGACGCTGCATTACCGCTATTTTACCAAAAAAATTCATCCCGTCGTCAAAGTCGAGGACGGCAAGTCGGCGTTCACGGCGATGGCGAACGTCGTCGAAAAAGTTTGGCGCGGTGGTACGGACATCGAAAACGCGCTGCTATCGAGCTTCGAGACGATACGCAAAGCAAAAGACGACGATCCAGACTTGGCGCGGGCGCAAATCGTGCTCGTGACGGACGGCGATGCGCTCGTGCGCGAGGAATTGATTACGAAAGCACGCGAAAAAGTGGGGGATGTGCCGATTGCGGTGAGTGTGGTGGCGCTGGGAATGGAAAACCCCGCATTGCGAGCCATCGTGGCGCGACAACGAGCCCGGGGAGAGCGAGCATTTTATCATTTCTTGAGCGACGAAGCGCTCGTGGAAATGTGCGAAGGGAAGACGTTTTCGGGTCCTTCCGTGCATGTGGAGGACGACCCGAACGAGAAAAACCTTTCGCTCGAAGCGCGCGTGGCGAAAATGCGTGCCGAGCTTGGAGGATTGGTCGACGATCTGGATGCATTGGCTCAGCAGCGCAGCGCGGCGTCGATTGAAGCGGCAGCACTCGATGCGGACACGCGAGCCGAGCAGGCTCGGGCGGAAGTGGAGCTTGGTATCACGAAGGAAGATTCGGTCAAGGGGGAAGGGGAGCGGGCGATTCGGGAAGCCATCGAGCGCGATCGGCGGGGGCTCGAGAATCGATTTGCAAAATGGTTTCCGCGGATCAAAATGGAACCCAAAAAGGCTACGGCGGAGGGCAAGCCGATTGCATCGTCGGATGCAGAAGCAACGCTGGTGGTGCTCTCTACGATTGCGGAAGTCGTGGGGGAGCTCAGCGGAACGGAGCTTGGGCGGAAGGCCGATGCGATCGAATTGCTGGAGCGGCTTTTGCCGGATGCAATGCTGACACCGTCGAAGTGGTTTTTTGTGCTACGGCATGAAAAAGAGATCGTGCATGCAGCGATGGAGAGCGTATATGCGGCGGTGGAGGGAAGGGGAACGAAAGGGGCGTGA
- a CDS encoding CehA/McbA family metallohydrolase, producing MRRSTVALRRLSSLHCLVVAAPLIAACSEPPEAKPIPGSECVLQQTSFDAGDPDGHADPFGAKASGQARAGRLASVDGIAQPAHGRQRIDVGDYVLANDKIAVFIENKGMSDGYARFGGEILAIDAIGDDGKPKGLSKYVETLTGLSIEMINPTSVTVLSDGSKGDEAIVRVAGKLEGIPFMQGPLANLFPHRFGLEAAYDFVLRPGEERVVMRVGVINPTNEDVNFGVDRIDSDELFGFFQYNQSQMVTREFGYAEPKGKVDYVAFDSGPWNFAFRVPGQKMTYGLTVSGFSLFYGPGFLAPACAETMVDRAEIVAGGPDYDGLQEALRRTAGEPAYRAVTGKVTSADGTGVADAWVHVVDAAGDYQTRARTGADGSFTVHVRPGEPMTIVPQKQGFAVHPGFGITASETDVTIPLDPHGSIHVTAKDMGSNEALPVRVQVIPAMPEPGTPAAFGVEDERNGRLHQNFAMAGDATLAVPPGMHRVIVSRGYEWELLDTTVNVAPGETVNVDAVLEHSVDSSGYMCADFHIHSGLSADSNDPTEHKVRGAIADGLEIPISSEHEWVADFQPVIEKLGMTKWAFGMASEELTTFTWGHFGVVPMTPDQKKANAGAVDWVGKDPKDVFALVRALPDNPVLIVNHPSGSGFGAYFSAAQLDRDTGTGKEGFWSDDFDAIEVFNDSDFESSRDESVADWFALLNHGMKVWAVGSSDSHHLRTSPIGYPRTCLNFGHDDPLKLTKAIVRDKVANGPPTISGGLFMTVAGPNGEAPGEVVKTAADGTATFTVTVQAASYIDATELEVIVNGETKSVEALMPLGVGTAKRFVNQVTVSLDAAKQGNWVLFHAKGEKDLAPLHPGRRPFAATNPFFLEK from the coding sequence ATGCGCCGATCAACTGTTGCTCTTCGTCGCCTCTCTTCGCTCCATTGTCTGGTCGTCGCCGCGCCGCTGATTGCGGCGTGCAGTGAGCCGCCGGAAGCAAAGCCGATTCCGGGGAGCGAGTGCGTGCTTCAGCAGACGTCATTCGATGCGGGGGATCCCGATGGGCATGCGGATCCGTTTGGAGCAAAGGCTTCGGGGCAAGCGCGCGCGGGGCGGCTCGCGTCGGTGGATGGAATTGCGCAACCAGCGCATGGTCGGCAACGGATCGACGTGGGCGATTACGTGCTGGCGAACGATAAAATTGCAGTATTCATCGAAAACAAGGGCATGAGCGACGGGTACGCTCGTTTCGGCGGTGAAATCCTCGCAATCGATGCCATCGGCGATGACGGGAAGCCCAAAGGTTTGTCCAAGTACGTAGAAACGCTGACGGGCTTGTCCATTGAAATGATCAACCCGACGAGCGTCACGGTCCTGTCGGATGGGTCGAAGGGGGACGAAGCCATCGTGCGTGTCGCGGGGAAGCTCGAGGGAATCCCGTTCATGCAGGGTCCTTTGGCAAACCTATTTCCGCATCGATTTGGATTGGAAGCGGCATACGATTTCGTGCTACGTCCGGGTGAAGAACGCGTCGTGATGCGCGTGGGCGTGATCAATCCGACGAACGAAGATGTAAACTTCGGCGTGGACCGCATCGATTCGGATGAACTGTTCGGGTTTTTCCAGTACAACCAATCGCAGATGGTGACGCGCGAGTTTGGTTATGCCGAGCCCAAAGGAAAAGTCGATTACGTTGCATTCGATAGCGGCCCTTGGAATTTTGCGTTCCGAGTGCCGGGTCAAAAAATGACCTATGGTTTGACGGTGAGCGGTTTTTCGCTCTTCTACGGCCCAGGATTTTTGGCGCCGGCGTGTGCCGAGACCATGGTGGATCGGGCGGAAATCGTTGCCGGTGGACCCGATTATGACGGCCTGCAAGAAGCATTGCGGCGAACGGCTGGAGAACCCGCATATCGCGCAGTGACGGGGAAAGTGACGAGCGCCGATGGTACGGGCGTCGCAGATGCCTGGGTGCACGTGGTCGACGCAGCGGGAGATTATCAGACGCGTGCGCGAACGGGCGCAGATGGGTCGTTCACGGTGCACGTTCGTCCGGGCGAACCCATGACGATCGTGCCGCAAAAGCAGGGGTTTGCCGTGCATCCGGGGTTTGGAATCACAGCAAGCGAAACGGACGTGACGATCCCGCTCGACCCGCACGGTTCGATTCACGTGACCGCAAAAGACATGGGCTCGAACGAAGCGCTTCCCGTGCGGGTGCAGGTGATTCCCGCAATGCCCGAACCTGGGACGCCGGCAGCATTCGGGGTGGAGGACGAACGAAATGGGCGCCTGCACCAGAATTTTGCAATGGCGGGTGATGCGACGTTGGCGGTGCCGCCGGGAATGCATAGGGTGATCGTTTCCCGCGGGTACGAATGGGAGCTACTCGATACGACAGTGAACGTGGCACCAGGCGAAACGGTGAATGTCGACGCGGTGCTCGAACATTCGGTGGATTCGTCGGGGTACATGTGCGCCGATTTCCACATTCATTCGGGGCTGTCGGCGGATTCGAACGACCCGACCGAACACAAAGTGCGCGGAGCGATTGCGGATGGACTGGAAATTCCCATATCGAGCGAGCACGAATGGGTAGCGGATTTCCAACCGGTGATCGAAAAGCTGGGGATGACGAAATGGGCGTTTGGTATGGCGTCGGAAGAATTGACGACGTTCACCTGGGGGCACTTTGGAGTGGTGCCCATGACGCCGGATCAGAAAAAAGCGAATGCGGGGGCCGTCGACTGGGTTGGGAAAGATCCGAAAGACGTATTCGCGCTGGTGCGAGCTTTGCCGGACAATCCAGTGCTCATCGTGAACCACCCGAGCGGCAGTGGATTCGGGGCATACTTCAGCGCAGCGCAATTGGATCGAGACACGGGTACGGGCAAAGAAGGCTTCTGGAGCGACGATTTCGATGCCATCGAGGTTTTCAACGATTCCGACTTCGAATCGAGCCGCGATGAATCCGTAGCCGATTGGTTTGCTCTGCTGAATCATGGAATGAAGGTCTGGGCGGTGGGAAGCTCGGACAGTCATCATTTGCGCACGAGTCCGATCGGATATCCGAGGACGTGCTTGAACTTCGGTCACGACGATCCGCTGAAACTGACGAAGGCGATCGTGCGTGACAAAGTGGCGAATGGACCGCCGACGATATCTGGCGGGCTTTTCATGACGGTTGCTGGGCCGAATGGTGAGGCTCCAGGCGAGGTGGTGAAAACAGCGGCGGATGGGACGGCAACGTTTACGGTGACGGTGCAGGCAGCGAGCTACATCGACGCGACGGAGCTCGAGGTCATCGTGAATGGCGAAACGAAATCGGTGGAAGCGTTGATGCCGCTCGGTGTTGGAACGGCAAAGAGGTTCGTCAATCAGGTAACGGTGAGCCTCGACGCGGCAAAGCAAGGCAATTGGGTGCTGTTCCACGCGAAAGGCGAAAAGGATTTGGCACCGCTTCATCCAGGAAGACGACCGTTCGCCGCGACAAACCCGTTTTTCTTGGAAAAGTGA
- a CDS encoding DUF1449 family protein, with protein MNALSSFFVWANLPYAIAFTIAVLFALLQMTGLLGLLMGDSDHDADHDADHDVDHDVDHDVDHDVDHDADHDADHDADHDAHHGPGFGDKVLVDLGVGRVPFSTLWQTFAITFGLAGLAINILALAPRGVAAPSTLAFTIPLSLVIAYLVTRTITRVLGRVLAGANEEASSRKDLVGSSGVVISSKVTAEFGEIRVKDPAGHFVHVICRIRDAEKPIPSGKEVVVVDYDATTGHIFVAPLDVDLTDEKPKELNSNIRVADKASTEVEEPSEESNSSSTSRTHSN; from the coding sequence GTGAACGCTTTGTCATCGTTTTTCGTTTGGGCAAACCTGCCGTACGCCATCGCGTTCACGATTGCCGTGCTTTTTGCCCTCTTGCAGATGACCGGACTGCTCGGACTGCTCATGGGCGATTCCGATCACGACGCCGACCACGACGCCGACCACGATGTAGATCACGATGTGGATCATGACGTCGACCATGACGTCGACCATGACGCCGACCACGACGCTGATCACGATGCCGATCACGACGCGCATCATGGCCCTGGATTTGGGGACAAGGTACTGGTCGATCTTGGTGTTGGTCGCGTTCCATTTTCGACATTGTGGCAAACGTTCGCCATTACATTTGGCCTTGCTGGTCTTGCCATCAATATCCTCGCCCTCGCACCTCGCGGTGTTGCGGCGCCCAGCACGTTGGCTTTTACCATTCCACTGTCGTTGGTGATCGCCTATCTCGTGACGCGCACGATCACGCGCGTGCTTGGGCGTGTTCTTGCAGGCGCGAACGAAGAGGCTTCGAGTCGCAAGGATCTCGTTGGATCGTCCGGCGTCGTCATATCGAGCAAGGTAACGGCCGAGTTTGGAGAGATTCGCGTCAAGGACCCTGCGGGGCATTTCGTGCACGTCATTTGTCGCATTCGTGACGCGGAAAAACCCATACCTTCGGGCAAAGAGGTTGTGGTCGTCGATTACGACGCCACCACGGGCCACATTTTCGTCGCTCCGCTCGACGTCGACTTGACCGACGAAAAGCCGAAGGAGCTGAATTCGAACATACGTGTAGCGGACAAGGCATCCACCGAAGTTGAAGAACCCTCTGAAGAGAGCAACTCTTCATCTACGTCACGGACGCATAGCAACTGA
- a CDS encoding DUF1295 domain-containing protein: MPESTLYQALLWAFLAIAVVTFPILWFVTAPYGRHVKPSWGPTIDNRLGWLIMESPAALGFFLCWLFGDRPTGLASLVFLGLWELHYIHRAFVFPFRLGNTKKRMPIVVMSMGFVFTTTNGYLNGRWLFDFAPSSVSVTDLHFWAGVCVFLVGFAINQHADWVLLHLRKPGETGYKVPRGGLYRYITCPNYFGEIIEWIGFALCTFSLPALVFAIWTTANLLPRARSHHRWYKETFPDYPPERKALIPFIF, encoded by the coding sequence GTGCCCGAATCCACCCTTTACCAGGCGCTTCTCTGGGCATTTCTCGCCATCGCCGTCGTGACATTTCCCATCTTGTGGTTCGTCACGGCGCCTTATGGTCGTCATGTAAAACCATCGTGGGGACCGACCATCGATAATCGTCTCGGGTGGCTCATCATGGAGTCACCCGCGGCGCTCGGCTTTTTCCTCTGCTGGCTTTTTGGTGACAGGCCCACGGGTCTCGCATCGCTCGTCTTCCTCGGTTTATGGGAATTGCATTACATTCATCGTGCATTCGTCTTCCCGTTTCGGCTTGGAAACACCAAAAAGCGCATGCCCATCGTCGTCATGTCGATGGGATTCGTTTTTACGACCACGAATGGTTATCTCAATGGTCGTTGGCTCTTTGATTTTGCGCCGTCATCCGTTTCGGTCACCGATTTGCATTTTTGGGCCGGCGTTTGCGTATTTCTCGTTGGTTTCGCCATCAACCAGCATGCCGATTGGGTCTTGCTGCATTTACGAAAGCCTGGGGAAACCGGTTACAAGGTCCCTCGCGGCGGCCTTTATCGCTATATAACTTGCCCCAATTATTTCGGCGAAATCATCGAATGGATTGGTTTTGCGCTTTGTACCTTCTCGCTCCCGGCGCTCGTTTTTGCAATTTGGACCACCGCCAACCTGCTCCCTCGCGCGCGTTCGCATCATCGTTGGTACAAGGAGACGTTTCCGGATTATCCTCCTGAACGAAAAGCCCTCATCCCTTTCATCTTCTGA
- a CDS encoding tetratricopeptide repeat protein — MVPSKAGLNRLLAQILTRDADIDGFVGRSFPHLVRRVARGADGAAKLGILVENVDPKLLLEKLSSAYPAQVAKNEHLLVEGKLVAGAAVADSGPLFGRAAELDDLVARAHRDKPEPTLLVGPAGIGKTSLALGLIHAPSSVERFGGRRYFAQLDTARDLQGMLVEVSRALDTLPQTPLRTRIVEALRRAPALLVLDDLDAVANADFANVQELLTELARIDGVSIVVTSRDCDRSIDGFRTVALAPLADAAARELAGATLGEGAAGLDAIVSAAAGNPFICAALSHAVRGGADLGAWQPKTLAGAISLVLSLPAHADAFRRTLPLLAALSNGVGAEDGGALPPGIGADAGAALCSFGLAMNAGGRIRLRRAVREGIDLATVQAEDVVRATYHYTSIALAHGPRVGWPDAEAAARRLAHDSDNIEEMILRGFGGPHGIAAIDAAVAIATFIGSSGHCTPKVVEKARDSARQNGDKLGEAECTQALGDIALARRQNDEARQWFIEALPLFEQARAGLSIAACLVRLGDLALERQDLDEAQARFAAAIPAYRSILDKHGEATVLKSLAEISAQRGNHQEARKQFQEALSLFEALSDKGSSTLCRKGIADAAFHLLEHEDARVIYEDVGPIFEELGDRASQTECLHNLGDIAFARGQHAAATAFYQKELPLLKALGDKLGEGACMAALGDVALASSEIEDAQAYYHAALPLLRAVDEKYGIANCIQSLGDIALTRMDQDTARDNYEQALFLFIQLKDGYSIGWTHYRLAQVAGDPEVFKTHILEARDAWVSVGREDLIKEMAEEFPGVLP; from the coding sequence ATGGTCCCCTCCAAAGCCGGCCTGAACCGGCTACTTGCCCAGATCCTCACGCGCGACGCTGACATCGACGGGTTTGTCGGCCGCAGTTTCCCTCACTTGGTGCGCCGCGTTGCGCGTGGCGCCGATGGAGCTGCAAAACTTGGCATCCTCGTCGAGAACGTCGATCCCAAGCTGCTTTTGGAGAAGCTTTCGAGCGCGTATCCGGCGCAAGTTGCGAAAAACGAACACCTGCTCGTCGAGGGCAAACTCGTTGCTGGCGCCGCCGTCGCCGACAGTGGACCGCTCTTCGGTCGCGCCGCAGAGCTCGATGACCTCGTCGCGCGAGCTCATCGGGACAAACCCGAACCGACGCTTTTGGTGGGACCTGCCGGCATTGGCAAAACGTCACTGGCGCTGGGGCTCATCCATGCGCCGTCGTCGGTCGAACGTTTTGGCGGCCGTCGCTACTTCGCGCAGCTCGACACCGCGCGTGATCTGCAAGGCATGCTCGTCGAAGTCTCACGCGCGCTCGACACGCTCCCGCAAACGCCCTTGCGCACGCGCATCGTCGAAGCATTGCGCCGAGCGCCTGCCCTTCTGGTGCTAGATGACCTCGACGCCGTTGCCAACGCAGACTTCGCCAATGTGCAAGAGCTACTCACGGAGCTTGCGCGCATCGATGGTGTATCGATCGTCGTGACGAGCCGCGATTGCGACCGTTCGATCGATGGCTTCCGTACCGTCGCGCTCGCGCCGCTTGCCGATGCGGCGGCTCGCGAGCTGGCCGGCGCAACGCTTGGTGAAGGAGCGGCCGGTCTCGACGCCATCGTGAGCGCCGCAGCGGGCAATCCATTCATTTGCGCTGCGCTTTCGCATGCGGTTCGCGGTGGAGCGGACCTTGGCGCATGGCAACCCAAAACACTGGCCGGCGCCATTTCGCTCGTTTTGTCGCTCCCCGCCCATGCCGACGCTTTCCGCCGCACGCTTCCGCTTCTCGCTGCTCTATCCAATGGCGTTGGTGCGGAAGACGGAGGTGCTTTGCCCCCGGGCATCGGTGCCGACGCAGGGGCTGCATTGTGCTCGTTTGGTTTGGCCATGAATGCCGGTGGTCGAATTCGATTGCGCCGCGCGGTGCGAGAAGGAATCGATCTCGCGACGGTTCAAGCGGAAGACGTCGTACGAGCCACCTACCATTACACTTCGATTGCTCTTGCACACGGCCCAAGGGTTGGTTGGCCCGATGCCGAAGCCGCCGCCAGGCGTCTCGCGCACGACAGTGACAACATCGAAGAGATGATTTTGCGTGGATTCGGTGGCCCTCATGGGATTGCCGCCATCGATGCCGCCGTTGCCATTGCGACGTTCATTGGTTCGTCCGGGCATTGCACGCCGAAGGTCGTCGAAAAGGCGCGCGATTCGGCCCGACAGAATGGGGACAAACTCGGTGAAGCCGAATGTACGCAAGCGCTTGGCGACATTGCTCTCGCGCGGCGTCAAAACGACGAAGCGCGCCAGTGGTTCATCGAAGCATTGCCCTTGTTCGAACAGGCTCGCGCGGGGCTCAGCATTGCCGCGTGCCTCGTGCGTCTCGGTGACTTGGCGCTCGAACGTCAGGACTTGGACGAGGCGCAGGCGCGATTTGCGGCGGCCATTCCTGCGTATCGCAGCATTCTCGACAAACACGGCGAAGCCACCGTCCTGAAGAGTCTCGCGGAGATATCGGCGCAGCGAGGCAATCATCAGGAAGCCCGCAAGCAATTCCAGGAAGCATTGTCGCTATTCGAAGCGCTTTCTGACAAGGGCTCGAGCACGCTTTGTCGAAAGGGCATTGCCGATGCGGCGTTTCACCTGCTCGAGCACGAGGACGCGCGCGTCATTTACGAAGACGTCGGCCCCATTTTCGAAGAGCTCGGTGATCGAGCGTCGCAGACCGAGTGTCTGCACAATCTAGGCGACATCGCGTTTGCCCGCGGTCAACATGCCGCCGCCACGGCGTTTTACCAAAAGGAACTTCCATTGCTCAAAGCATTGGGAGACAAACTGGGTGAAGGCGCCTGCATGGCCGCCCTTGGTGACGTCGCGCTTGCATCGAGCGAAATCGAGGATGCGCAGGCGTATTATCATGCTGCGCTGCCGCTCTTGCGCGCCGTTGATGAAAAATACGGCATTGCCAATTGCATCCAGAGCCTTGGAGACATTGCGCTGACGCGCATGGATCAAGACACCGCTCGCGACAATTACGAGCAAGCGCTCTTCTTGTTCATTCAGCTCAAAGATGGCTACTCCATCGGCTGGACGCATTACCGTCTCGCTCAAGTCGCCGGTGACCCGGAGGTCTTCAAGACCCACATTCTGGAAGCCCGAGATGCTTGGGTCAGCGTGGGACGAGAAGATCTCATCAAAGAAATGGCCGAAGAATTCCCCGGCGTGCTTCCGTAG
- a CDS encoding enoyl-CoA hydratase/isomerase family protein: MQSEHVLVERAGAVATITINRPDKLNALNAQVVVGLARAFSELATSNDAEAVRAAVLTGAGKAFVAGADITEMATMTPVEAKRFADAGQRLCQLIEAVPFAVIAAVNGFALGGGCELALACDFIYAAENAKLGQPEVNLGVIPGFGGTQRLMRRVGIARARELIYTGDMVTAEQALGMGLVNAVCPLADLMTRARDVAQKIAARGPLAVAAAKRVMLHGETLDLTSACELEAQAFAGLFGSEDQRDGMKAFMEKSKPTFRGR, translated from the coding sequence ATGCAGAGCGAGCATGTGCTGGTGGAGCGAGCTGGGGCGGTTGCGACGATCACGATCAATCGTCCGGACAAGTTGAACGCGCTGAACGCGCAGGTCGTCGTGGGGCTGGCGCGAGCGTTCAGTGAGCTTGCGACGTCGAACGATGCAGAAGCCGTGCGAGCGGCGGTCTTGACGGGTGCGGGCAAGGCGTTTGTCGCGGGAGCGGACATCACGGAGATGGCGACCATGACGCCCGTCGAGGCGAAACGGTTTGCCGATGCGGGTCAGCGGCTGTGTCAACTGATCGAGGCCGTTCCTTTCGCAGTCATCGCGGCGGTCAACGGGTTTGCTCTCGGTGGCGGATGCGAGCTCGCGTTGGCATGCGACTTCATCTACGCAGCCGAAAACGCAAAGCTCGGGCAGCCCGAAGTGAACCTGGGCGTGATACCTGGGTTTGGCGGGACGCAACGGCTGATGCGTCGCGTGGGAATCGCACGAGCTCGTGAGCTCATCTACACGGGTGACATGGTGACGGCGGAGCAAGCGCTCGGGATGGGGCTCGTGAACGCGGTTTGTCCGCTCGCGGACTTGATGACGCGAGCGCGTGACGTGGCACAAAAGATCGCAGCGCGTGGGCCGCTTGCGGTTGCGGCTGCCAAACGCGTGATGCTGCACGGAGAAACACTCGACTTGACGAGCGCATGCGAGCTCGAAGCGCAAGCCTTCGCGGGGCTCTTCGGATCAGAGGATCAGCGAGACGGGATGAAGGCGTTCATGGAGAAGTCGAAGCCGACGTTCCGCGGGCGATGA